One segment of Pleomorphomonas sp. PLEO DNA contains the following:
- a CDS encoding response regulator, whose protein sequence is MSFDLSLPVLVVDDYRTMARIIRNLLKAIGFNDVDEAADGSEALSKLADRDYGLIISDWNMLPMTGYEFLQRVRASERYSHIPFLMVTAESKAENVIAAKKAGVSNYIVKPFTAETLRAKIEAVLGSGAIATAGRDELP, encoded by the coding sequence ATGTCCTTTGATCTCTCACTTCCTGTGCTCGTGGTTGATGACTACCGGACCATGGCGAGGATAATTCGCAATCTCCTCAAGGCTATCGGGTTCAATGACGTTGACGAGGCGGCCGACGGCAGCGAGGCCCTGAGCAAGCTGGCGGATCGCGATTACGGTCTCATCATTTCCGACTGGAATATGCTGCCGATGACTGGCTACGAGTTCCTTCAACGCGTGCGAGCCAGCGAGCGTTACTCGCATATTCCATTCCTGATGGTGACCGCGGAATCCAAGGCGGAAAACGTCATCGCCGCCAAGAAGGCTGGCGTCAGCAATTACATAGTGAAACCCTTCACGGCGGAGACGCTACGCGCCAAGATCGAAGCCGTGCTTGGGAGCGGCGCGATTGCCACAGCCGGCCGTGACGAATTGCCCTGA
- a CDS encoding EAL domain-containing protein: MNRSSSTMILIAMGVIAASAAVVLYFQLGLSAGSALVIGIGLMLTMIILQQPMERRRERDWIDSRLAEIAAVAGDGEAEIEKIAARLNRLEQALPGRVREQTGELAAEVEVVGELLRQVTETLAELESTVEGRLDGVNARFGALERHIREAEDAAGRRPRRTRPDDYLDEGRASRPADSRDGLSASLKNSLFVPDTDPAFEREVEHLIRDEQIELHLQPVVTLPQRLVRSYEVLTRLKGAAGLIPAAEFIPVAEKSRLIAKLDTYQVIRSFQILKRLTQRNSDVGLYINLSVESLASSTFFREFQGFLAQSRAMAELVQFEFRQDALAEMGPLEIESLRAVADLGFHFSIDNVTDLRVDFRRWSDLGFRSIKVAADRLLGRAPLVTGDIHVEDMSGHLQRQGLTLIVDRVEQEAQVIDLLDYGLTFGQGNLFSSPRQVRPEVLGASQAANGTSARAAPAGSERAGTSRR, from the coding sequence ATGAACCGGTCGTCATCGACGATGATCTTGATCGCCATGGGCGTGATCGCCGCCTCGGCCGCGGTAGTGCTGTACTTCCAGCTTGGCCTGTCGGCGGGTTCGGCGCTGGTGATCGGCATCGGCTTGATGCTGACCATGATCATCTTGCAGCAGCCTATGGAGCGGCGGCGGGAGCGGGATTGGATCGATAGCCGACTCGCAGAGATCGCCGCTGTCGCAGGCGATGGCGAAGCCGAAATCGAGAAGATCGCCGCCCGACTCAATCGTCTCGAACAGGCTCTGCCCGGCCGGGTGCGCGAGCAGACCGGCGAACTCGCCGCCGAGGTTGAGGTGGTCGGCGAATTGCTCCGGCAGGTGACCGAGACATTGGCTGAACTGGAGTCCACGGTCGAGGGGCGCCTGGACGGCGTCAACGCGCGCTTTGGCGCTCTGGAGCGGCATATTCGCGAGGCCGAGGATGCCGCGGGACGGCGCCCACGCCGGACACGTCCCGACGACTATCTCGACGAGGGGCGCGCCAGCCGGCCGGCTGATAGCCGCGATGGCCTCTCCGCCAGCTTAAAAAACTCCCTGTTCGTTCCCGATACCGACCCGGCCTTTGAACGGGAGGTGGAGCATCTCATTCGTGACGAGCAGATCGAACTGCATCTGCAGCCGGTGGTGACGTTGCCGCAACGGCTGGTTCGTTCCTATGAAGTTTTGACCCGCCTCAAGGGCGCGGCCGGCTTGATTCCCGCGGCCGAGTTCATTCCCGTTGCCGAGAAGAGCCGGCTGATTGCCAAACTGGACACCTATCAGGTGATCCGCTCATTCCAGATTTTGAAGCGTCTCACCCAACGCAACAGCGATGTCGGCCTTTACATCAATCTGTCGGTGGAAAGTCTTGCATCATCGACCTTCTTTCGTGAGTTCCAGGGCTTTCTTGCTCAGAGCCGAGCCATGGCGGAGCTCGTGCAGTTCGAGTTTCGTCAGGATGCGCTCGCCGAGATGGGGCCGCTTGAGATCGAAAGCCTGCGGGCGGTCGCCGACCTCGGCTTCCATTTCTCGATCGACAACGTCACGGACCTGCGCGTCGATTTCCGTCGCTGGTCCGATCTCGGCTTCCGTTCGATCAAGGTTGCTGCCGACCGGCTGCTCGGCCGGGCGCCGCTTGTTACCGGCGATATCCATGTCGAGGACATGTCCGGCCACCTGCAGCGGCAGGGGCTGACCCTGATCGTCGATCGGGTCGAGCAGGAGGCGCAGGTCATCGACCTTCTGGACTACGGGCTGACCTTCGGCCAGGGCAATCTGTTTTCAAGCCCGCGCCAAGTGAGGCCGGAAGTGCTCGGGGCAAGCCAGGCTGCCAATGGCACGTCTGCACGGGCAGCACCAGCCGGCAGTGAGCGGGCAGGCACCTCGCGTCGTTGA
- a CDS encoding heavy-metal-associated domain-containing protein, with translation MIELNVKGMMCGGCASSVEKAIKRVDADATVMVDLPSGKVSVETKADAKALGDAIEAAGYEVAA, from the coding sequence ATGATCGAACTCAACGTCAAAGGCATGATGTGTGGTGGCTGCGCCAGTTCGGTCGAAAAGGCGATCAAGCGCGTCGATGCCGATGCAACAGTCATGGTCGACCTCCCTTCCGGCAAGGTGAGCGTCGAGACCAAAGCCGACGCCAAAGCGCTCGGCGATGCCATCGAGGCTGCCGGCTATGAAGTGGCGGCGTGA
- a CDS encoding sigma-54-dependent transcriptional regulator yields the protein MSVGPRSTSTVRLLIVDADVSSRRVVRKALEARIARPMLILETAERDAARVMAGKQTFDVIAIDLDTIGGPTAFRAFTEQLTPTTVYAMGDPTDVQAAVACVRSGAADFIEKPVDGNAFARRVERQFVESLANTVDDADGLIGSAPATRALSEHILRVAPSLGPVFISGEAGSGKSLVARSVHARSRRRNGPFVTIDCSQTPVDQLVADLSETDGALAAADGGTLFLDEVGHLPDPAQLALMRFLDTGEIAGFDGGHRLSVRIIASSRRPLDDLSGPAGLRQDLYFRLNVLTLAVPPLRDRTEDIPLLVDAMVRQINRDSGSRYTRFTAAAVQCLAGRAWPGNVSELRSALETLMGLYPGDLVTADMVVPVIVAPAAMSAAPRKKLPAEVKPLWLEEARVIEEAIEAFDGNIAKAAAALEISPSTIYRKRRDIEDAIAVRSA from the coding sequence ATGTCGGTTGGCCCGCGCAGCACATCGACGGTACGTCTTTTAATCGTCGATGCGGATGTCTCGTCGCGACGGGTCGTGCGCAAGGCGCTTGAAGCGCGCATTGCACGGCCGATGTTGATTCTGGAAACCGCTGAGCGCGACGCCGCGCGCGTGATGGCCGGTAAGCAGACGTTTGACGTCATCGCCATCGATCTTGACACCATCGGCGGACCGACAGCCTTCCGTGCCTTCACCGAGCAACTAACGCCGACGACCGTCTATGCCATGGGTGACCCCACCGATGTGCAGGCGGCGGTGGCTTGCGTCCGCTCGGGAGCTGCCGACTTCATCGAAAAGCCGGTTGACGGCAACGCCTTCGCTCGCCGCGTCGAGCGCCAGTTCGTCGAGAGCCTCGCCAACACCGTCGATGACGCCGATGGACTCATCGGTTCGGCGCCGGCAACGCGGGCGCTTTCCGAGCATATTTTGCGCGTTGCTCCATCGCTTGGCCCCGTGTTCATTTCCGGCGAGGCCGGCAGTGGCAAGTCGCTGGTGGCTCGATCCGTCCATGCCCGCTCTCGCCGTCGCAATGGGCCGTTCGTCACGATCGATTGTTCGCAAACGCCGGTCGACCAGCTGGTGGCAGATCTTTCGGAAACCGACGGCGCTCTTGCCGCCGCCGATGGTGGGACTCTATTCCTCGACGAGGTGGGGCATCTTCCTGACCCCGCCCAGCTTGCGCTGATGCGCTTTCTGGATACGGGCGAAATTGCCGGCTTCGATGGCGGCCATCGTCTTTCCGTGCGGATCATCGCCTCATCGCGCCGACCGCTCGACGATCTCAGCGGCCCCGCCGGCCTGAGGCAGGATCTCTATTTCCGCCTCAACGTACTGACGCTGGCCGTGCCGCCGCTCCGAGACCGAACCGAAGACATTCCGCTTCTCGTTGACGCCATGGTGCGACAGATCAATCGCGATAGCGGCTCGCGCTACACGCGCTTCACAGCCGCCGCCGTGCAATGTCTGGCCGGTCGCGCTTGGCCGGGCAACGTCTCCGAACTCAGGTCGGCCCTCGAAACCCTGATGGGGCTCTACCCCGGCGACCTTGTCACCGCCGATATGGTGGTCCCGGTGATCGTCGCACCGGCGGCTATGTCCGCGGCGCCAAGAAAGAAGCTGCCGGCCGAAGTCAAGCCACTCTGGCTGGAAGAGGCGCGGGTCATCGAAGAGGCCATCGAAGCCTTCGACGGCAACATTGCCAAGGCGGCGGCTGCTCTCGAGATCAGTCCATCGACCATTTACCGCAAGCGCCGCGACATTGAAGATGCCATTGCCGTCCGCAGCGCCTGA